One part of the Dehalococcoidia bacterium genome encodes these proteins:
- a CDS encoding alpha/beta hydrolase, with translation MPHVRLADCSLAFAERGAGPPLLLLMGLGGSHRSWGEPFLTALGRGFTLFALDHRGTGGSTRGTAPYTIAQLADDAAAALQALGLARAHVLGLSMGGMVAQELALRQPARLAGLVLASTTCGGPHAVWPGADGRRRFAEGLRLGESLWPAVVADEFAAANRPFLARIAFDTLAAGTPPSVFAEQARAIARFSTWERLPLITAPTLVLAGDGDRLIPPANARLIASRIRGAEGAFVRGTGHCFVWEAPERAAAEISRFLARRGQSLVAAPREPLAR, from the coding sequence ATGCCGCACGTGCGGCTCGCGGATTGTTCGCTGGCGTTTGCGGAGCGCGGCGCCGGCCCGCCCCTGCTGCTGCTCATGGGGTTGGGCGGCAGCCACCGCTCCTGGGGCGAGCCGTTCCTGACGGCACTGGGACGCGGTTTCACACTGTTCGCGCTGGACCACCGCGGCACCGGCGGCTCGACGCGCGGCACGGCGCCGTACACGATCGCGCAACTCGCCGACGATGCGGCGGCCGCGCTGCAGGCGCTCGGCCTGGCGCGGGCGCATGTGCTCGGCCTCTCGATGGGCGGCATGGTGGCGCAGGAGCTGGCGCTGCGGCAGCCCGCGCGCCTGGCCGGGCTGGTGCTCGCTTCTACCACCTGCGGCGGGCCGCACGCCGTCTGGCCGGGTGCAGACGGGCGCCGGCGTTTCGCCGAGGGGCTGCGCCTGGGCGAGTCGCTGTGGCCGGCGGTGGTGGCCGACGAGTTCGCGGCGGCGAACCGCCCCTTTCTGGCCCGTATCGCCTTCGACACGCTTGCCGCCGGCACCCCGCCGAGCGTCTTCGCCGAGCAGGCCCGCGCGATCGCCCGCTTTTCGACCTGGGAGCGCCTGCCGCTGATCACGGCGCCGACACTGGTGCTTGCCGGCGACGGCGATCGGCTGATTCCGCCGGCCAACGCGCGCCTGATCGCCAGCCGCATCCGCGGCGCGGAAGGGGCGTTCGTGCGCGGCACGGGACACTGTTTCGTCTGGGAAGCGCCGGAGCGCGCCGCCGCCGAGATCAGCCGCTTTTTGGCGCGGCGGGGGCAATCACTGGTTGCAGCGCCAAGGGAGCCGCTTGCCCGTTGA
- a CDS encoding DUF6391 domain-containing protein, translating into MNGGIVGAVRRNHALEHGTVSILLGKLGPDVRLAGRAVADGFYIYGKIPTDAITSSAREALLRLKAGEAGLAVTPLCGTNIAVAGVLTGLASLVALGSSKRRFERLPTVVTAAMFGVLASQPIGRLVQKHITTSPDLDRAEITGVSSTARGFVHKVQTSFE; encoded by the coding sequence ATGAACGGCGGGATCGTCGGCGCCGTGCGCCGCAACCACGCGCTGGAGCACGGCACGGTCTCGATCCTGCTGGGTAAGCTGGGGCCGGACGTGCGCCTGGCAGGCCGCGCCGTGGCCGACGGTTTCTACATCTACGGCAAGATTCCGACCGACGCGATCACCAGCAGCGCCCGCGAGGCGCTGCTGCGGCTGAAGGCGGGCGAGGCCGGCCTGGCGGTGACGCCGCTCTGCGGCACAAACATCGCCGTGGCCGGCGTGCTGACCGGGCTGGCGAGCCTGGTGGCGCTGGGTTCCTCGAAGCGGCGCTTCGAGCGGCTGCCCACGGTGGTCACGGCGGCGATGTTCGGCGTGCTCGCCTCGCAGCCGATCGGGCGGCTGGTGCAGAAGCACATCACGACTTCACCCGATCTGGACCGCGCCGAGATCACGGGCGTTTCCAGCACGGCCCGCGGCTTCGTGCACAAGGTGCAGACCAGCTTCGAGTAG
- a CDS encoding DUF4389 domain-containing protein translates to MTAEIAAEAPIGPPLPLPARLAPQYPVIYTLGYPGRQSRWKAALRLVLLLPELLALALVYSLLYPLAFASWLIIVFSGRLDRTLWGFSASILRWIAAVLSYATLLRDEYPGLGQRFPQRFAIAFPPRRSRVRTLFRAVLILPQLVVVELLFLPLLVGALIAWVAILIEGRYPEGIWRLVAGLNRWILRVAAYGLLLRDDYPPYTLGLWEPATLEALGLATAPAGTAMVPAVPAAEPAVGGAPLGRAAGIPIWPVAPAPGSAAEVPPPAPGEGALYERPWPQAALPPTNEPEHDPDQD, encoded by the coding sequence TTGACCGCCGAGATCGCGGCCGAGGCGCCGATCGGGCCGCCGCTGCCGCTGCCGGCGCGCCTGGCGCCGCAGTATCCGGTAATCTACACGCTCGGCTATCCCGGGCGGCAGTCGCGCTGGAAGGCCGCGCTGCGCCTGGTGCTGCTGCTGCCCGAGCTGCTGGCGCTGGCCCTCGTCTACTCGCTGCTCTACCCGCTGGCGTTTGCGAGCTGGCTGATCATCGTCTTCTCCGGCCGGCTGGACCGCACGCTGTGGGGCTTCAGCGCCTCCATCCTGCGCTGGATCGCCGCGGTGTTGAGCTACGCCACACTGCTGCGCGACGAGTATCCGGGCCTGGGCCAGCGTTTTCCGCAGCGCTTCGCGATCGCCTTCCCGCCGCGCCGCAGCCGCGTGCGCACGCTGTTCCGCGCCGTGCTGATCCTGCCGCAGCTCGTGGTCGTAGAGCTGCTCTTCCTGCCGCTGCTGGTCGGCGCGCTGATCGCCTGGGTCGCCATCCTGATCGAGGGCCGCTATCCCGAGGGGATCTGGCGGCTGGTCGCCGGTCTGAACCGTTGGATCCTGCGCGTGGCCGCTTACGGCCTGCTGCTGCGCGACGACTACCCGCCGTACACGCTCGGCCTCTGGGAGCCGGCTACATTGGAGGCGCTCGGCCTCGCAACGGCGCCGGCCGGGACTGCCATGGTGCCGGCCGTGCCTGCCGCGGAGCCGGCAGTTGGCGGAGCGCCGCTCGGCCGCGCGGCCGGCATCCCGATCTGGCCGGTTGCCCCCGCGCCGGGTTCGGCGGCCGAGGTTCCGCCGCCCGCGCCCGGCGAGGGCGCGCTGTACGAGCGGCCGTGGCCCCAGGCCGCGCTCCCGCCGACCAACGAGCCTGAACACGATCCCGATCAGGACTGA
- a CDS encoding acyl-CoA dehydrogenase family protein, which yields MEFAFTAQDEAFRSEVRGFIRDNWGVGDTVGGIAAEGDDEFPRMRAFEKKLAERGWLTMAWPKEFGGDGASHIRQMIFREECAYHGAPGGGGQGINMIGPCIMVHGNDEQKQRFLPPIASADVMWCQGFSEPGSGSDLASLQTRAVRDGDDYVINGQKIWTSNAQHADWIHVLARTDPDAPKHRGITYFLLDMKTPGISIRPIAQMHGRSGFNETFFEDVRVPRRNVLGEINRGWYAAATTLDFERSGVGRIAGGMRTLELLTQFCREATLNGVPLYQRPGVRTKLAELAIEHEVGRYLSYRVSWMQASGRIPNYEASMSKMYGSELSQRLGQAGVNIMGAYGMLYEGDRWAPLEAKMQVLYLSSVSSTIAAGTSEVQRNIMATRGLGLPRG from the coding sequence ATGGAGTTCGCATTCACCGCACAAGACGAGGCGTTCCGCAGCGAGGTGCGCGGCTTCATCCGCGACAACTGGGGCGTGGGCGACACCGTGGGCGGTATCGCCGCCGAGGGCGACGACGAGTTTCCGCGCATGCGCGCCTTCGAGAAGAAGCTGGCCGAGCGCGGTTGGCTGACGATGGCCTGGCCCAAAGAGTTCGGCGGCGACGGCGCCAGCCACATCCGCCAGATGATCTTCCGCGAGGAGTGCGCCTATCACGGCGCGCCCGGCGGCGGCGGCCAGGGCATCAACATGATCGGCCCCTGCATCATGGTGCACGGCAACGACGAGCAGAAGCAGCGCTTCCTGCCGCCGATCGCCAGCGCCGACGTGATGTGGTGCCAGGGGTTTTCGGAGCCGGGATCGGGCTCCGACCTGGCCAGTCTGCAAACCCGCGCCGTGCGCGACGGCGACGACTACGTGATCAACGGCCAGAAGATCTGGACCAGCAACGCGCAGCACGCCGACTGGATCCACGTGCTCGCGCGCACCGATCCCGACGCGCCCAAGCACCGCGGCATCACCTACTTCCTGCTGGACATGAAGACGCCGGGCATCTCGATCCGGCCGATCGCGCAGATGCACGGCCGCTCCGGCTTCAACGAGACGTTCTTCGAGGACGTGCGCGTGCCGCGGCGCAACGTGCTGGGCGAGATCAACCGCGGCTGGTACGCGGCGGCCACGACGCTGGACTTCGAACGCTCGGGCGTGGGCCGCATCGCCGGCGGCATGCGCACGCTGGAGCTGTTAACGCAGTTCTGCCGCGAGGCGACGCTGAACGGCGTGCCCCTTTACCAGCGCCCCGGCGTGCGCACGAAGCTGGCTGAGCTGGCGATCGAGCATGAGGTCGGGCGCTATCTCTCCTACCGCGTCTCCTGGATGCAGGCGAGCGGGCGCATTCCCAACTACGAGGCCTCGATGTCCAAGATGTACGGCTCGGAGCTGAGCCAGCGGCTGGGACAGGCGGGCGTGAACATCATGGGCGCCTACGGCATGTTGTACGAAGGTGACCGCTGGGCGCCACTTGAGGCGAAGATGCAGGTGCTGTATCTCAGCAGCGTGTCTTCGACGATCGCCGCCGGCACGAGCGAAGTGCAGCGCAACATCATGGCCACCCGCGGCCTCGGCCTGCCGCGGGGGTAG
- a CDS encoding DinB family protein yields the protein MTHPVGLVMYGTGIHAWVLDLPGCIAGGRNSEAIALMLPLAIAEHVAWLQQHGESVDASPAWEAVESIDPLTQSDADGDFCFADDRRPLPRAELETCIARLEFARADLLGLVSALPDALLDWAPPRSSVEAFDVWAPGARTVRDILAHVLSFEVFYRDGLKDGPARGIFETVADVSGERVTTLALLRSLNDAQRERVYRPVRPGLVTPGSWTVRKMVRRIISHDRAHTAEILQRRTWILLGVPDRSVHADAV from the coding sequence ATGACGCATCCCGTTGGACTCGTCATGTACGGTACGGGAATCCACGCCTGGGTGCTCGACTTGCCTGGCTGTATCGCCGGCGGGCGGAACTCCGAGGCGATCGCACTGATGCTGCCGCTCGCGATCGCCGAGCACGTTGCCTGGCTGCAGCAGCATGGAGAAAGCGTCGACGCGTCTCCTGCATGGGAGGCGGTCGAGAGCATCGACCCACTGACGCAGTCGGACGCCGACGGCGACTTCTGCTTCGCCGACGATCGGCGGCCCCTGCCGCGTGCGGAACTCGAAACCTGCATCGCACGGCTAGAGTTTGCCCGAGCCGACCTGCTCGGACTCGTTTCCGCGTTACCCGATGCGCTCCTCGACTGGGCACCACCCAGATCATCGGTTGAGGCGTTCGATGTCTGGGCACCAGGAGCGCGGACCGTCCGCGACATCCTTGCACACGTGCTCAGCTTTGAGGTGTTCTATCGCGATGGGCTGAAGGATGGCCCGGCCAGGGGCATCTTCGAGACCGTGGCCGATGTGAGCGGAGAGCGGGTCACAACGCTCGCGCTCCTGCGCTCGCTCAACGATGCGCAGCGGGAGCGAGTCTATCGCCCCGTCCGTCCCGGACTGGTCACGCCGGGAAGTTGGACCGTCCGTAAGATGGTGCGGCGGATCATCTCGCACGATCGAGCACACACCGCGGAGATACTGCAGCGGCGCACGTGGATCCTGCTTGGCGTGCCCGACCGTTCCGTGCACGCTGACGCCGTGTAA
- a CDS encoding enoyl-CoA hydratase-related protein, with product MAILYEKKGRIAYVTINRPDALNAIDPETNDELSHAFHDFRDDPELWVAILTGAGDRAFCSGADLKALIPHLSNLARADKLTTFSLGGITRDFACWKPIIGAINGYALAGGLELALACDLRVAAETARFGQPEVRWGLIPGAGGTQRLPRALPLARALELILMGTQLTAQEALQLGLINRVAPRDQVLAAAEEMANTLLEMGPLAIRLAKQAAYQGLDRPLDQGLDLEMRLFRQALLSDDAQEGPKAFAEKRKPAYTGR from the coding sequence ATGGCCATCCTCTACGAAAAGAAGGGGCGCATCGCCTACGTCACGATCAACCGGCCGGATGCGCTCAACGCGATCGACCCCGAGACCAACGACGAGCTGTCGCACGCCTTCCACGACTTCCGCGACGATCCGGAGCTGTGGGTGGCGATCCTCACCGGCGCGGGCGATCGCGCCTTCTGTTCGGGCGCCGACCTGAAGGCGCTGATTCCCCATCTCTCCAACCTGGCCAGGGCGGACAAGCTCACGACCTTCAGCCTGGGCGGCATCACCCGCGACTTCGCCTGCTGGAAGCCGATCATCGGCGCGATCAACGGCTACGCCCTGGCCGGCGGGCTGGAGCTGGCACTGGCCTGCGACCTGCGCGTGGCGGCCGAGACGGCGCGCTTCGGCCAGCCCGAGGTGCGCTGGGGCCTGATCCCCGGCGCGGGCGGCACGCAGCGCCTGCCCCGCGCCCTGCCGCTGGCACGGGCGCTGGAACTGATCCTGATGGGCACACAGCTCACGGCGCAGGAGGCGCTGCAGCTCGGCCTGATCAACCGCGTGGCGCCGCGCGACCAGGTGCTGGCCGCCGCCGAGGAGATGGCGAACACGCTGCTGGAGATGGGGCCGCTGGCGATCCGGCTGGCAAAGCAGGCCGCCTACCAGGGGCTGGATCGGCCGCTCGATCAGGGCCTCGACCTGGAGATGCGGCTCTTCCGCCAAGCGCTGCTGAGCGACGACGCGCAGGAAGGGCCGAAGGCGTTCGCCGAGAAGCGCAAGCCCGCATACACGGGGCGCTAA
- the purQ gene encoding phosphoribosylformylglycinamidine synthase subunit PurQ, with amino-acid sequence MRFAIVVFPGTWSDRDCFHAVTDVLGQEAAYVWHREADLTGADCVVLPGGFAHGDYLRTGAIARFSPVMEAVRRHAEAGRPVFGICNGFQILCEAGLLPGALMRNASLQFRCQDVYLRTETLRSPFTAACAPGQVLRIPISHGEGNYYADAPTLARLNEEERVAFRYCTPAGTITSDANPNGSLQNIAGVLNERRSVLGMMPHPERAVEALTGGEDGRLLWRSLIESFVLSR; translated from the coding sequence GTGCGCTTCGCCATCGTCGTCTTTCCCGGCACCTGGTCGGACCGCGACTGCTTTCACGCCGTCACCGACGTGCTCGGGCAGGAAGCCGCGTACGTCTGGCACCGCGAAGCCGACCTCACCGGCGCCGACTGCGTGGTGCTGCCCGGCGGCTTCGCCCACGGCGATTACCTGCGCACGGGGGCGATCGCCCGCTTCTCTCCCGTGATGGAGGCGGTGCGGCGCCATGCCGAGGCCGGGCGGCCGGTGTTTGGTATCTGCAACGGCTTCCAGATTCTCTGCGAGGCGGGGCTGCTGCCGGGTGCGCTGATGCGCAACGCCAGCCTGCAGTTCCGCTGCCAGGACGTCTATCTGCGCACGGAGACGCTGCGCTCGCCCTTCACCGCAGCCTGCGCACCGGGACAGGTGCTGCGTATCCCCATCTCGCACGGCGAGGGCAACTACTACGCCGACGCGCCGACGCTCGCCCGCCTGAACGAGGAGGAGCGCGTCGCCTTCCGCTACTGCACGCCCGCGGGCACGATCACGTCCGACGCCAACCCCAACGGCTCGCTGCAGAACATTGCCGGCGTGCTCAACGAGCGGCGCAGCGTGCTGGGCATGATGCCGCACCCCGAGCGGGCGGTGGAGGCGCTGACCGGCGGCGAGGACGGCCGCCTGCTCTGGCGCTCGCTGATCGAATCCTTCGTCCTGAGCCGTTGA
- a CDS encoding AbrB/MazE/SpoVT family DNA-binding domain-containing protein: protein MAYAKIDRKGRMTIPQEYRERLGLRAGRGVYVQEHGGMLSISPEPEEPGPLVAAARAMLEAGNVVPFEEVAAHFGVHFRAPARRRAPWLKRRKRHIRS, encoded by the coding sequence TTGGCGTACGCAAAGATTGACCGCAAGGGGCGGATGACGATCCCGCAGGAGTACCGTGAGCGGCTAGGTCTCAGGGCCGGGCGCGGAGTGTACGTACAGGAGCATGGCGGCATGCTCTCAATCAGCCCCGAGCCCGAGGAGCCCGGTCCGCTGGTGGCGGCCGCTCGCGCCATGCTCGAAGCCGGCAATGTCGTGCCCTTCGAGGAAGTGGCGGCGCACTTCGGTGTCCACTTTCGTGCACCTGCACGCCGGAGGGCGCCGTGGCTCAAGCGCCGCAAGCGCCATATCAGATCGTGA
- a CDS encoding SRPBCC family protein has protein sequence MSDGTIEQTGERVTFRFERRLSHAIDTVWKAITDPAELERWLGQRPEIELRPGGRYVSYHGSGDRVVDRVLRIEPPTLFEHTFWEQVNPTAVVTWRLSPIADGCLLVLTHSLGMADIRGAAATVARGDDYTLIISRNGAGWHRLLDKLEAALAGHSMEWSEQAQKALQERYAAMLA, from the coding sequence ATGAGCGACGGCACGATTGAGCAGACCGGCGAGCGGGTAACGTTCCGCTTCGAGCGGCGGCTTTCCCATGCGATCGACACCGTCTGGAAGGCCATTACCGATCCGGCCGAGCTGGAGCGCTGGCTCGGCCAGCGGCCGGAGATCGAGCTGCGACCGGGCGGCCGCTACGTCTCGTATCACGGGTCCGGCGATCGGGTGGTCGATCGCGTGTTGCGGATCGAGCCGCCCACGCTCTTCGAGCACACGTTCTGGGAGCAAGTCAACCCGACGGCCGTGGTCACCTGGCGGCTCAGCCCGATCGCGGACGGCTGCCTGCTGGTGCTCACGCATTCGCTGGGGATGGCAGACATCCGCGGCGCGGCCGCGACGGTCGCCCGCGGCGATGACTATACGCTGATCATCTCGCGCAACGGCGCCGGCTGGCACCGCCTGCTCGATAAGCTCGAAGCCGCACTCGCCGGCCACAGCATGGAATGGTCGGAGCAGGCGCAAAAGGCCCTGCAAGAGCGCTACGCCGCCATGCTCGCCTGA
- a CDS encoding HD domain-containing protein, which produces MTGRSTRRSLAAEGERLALPDGFSVDQGAIFPCADATERVQAEPGRLIAAVCMAAAHGLHVGRETADLLTAGAPALRGLPPARRGELLLELVLCPVPDAAVDLAQRAGLLGQILPDIDRLRAMPKGQGRYKDVYVHTLRVLAATPADPITRVAALLHDIAKPDTLVSEGGLVHFPNHDLLGADRSERRLHGLGFDAAFSAAVATLVRLHLRTNSYEPNWTDSAVRRLHLDAGEHWQRLLDLSDADVTSARPEVVARARRRVQALAEHARLLDQPVEVSPLDGTVLMQRFGRGPGRWIGEVKRELIARVREGTLDPADHKAAWRIAAEVVDALPAGE; this is translated from the coding sequence TTGACCGGCCGCAGCACCCGCCGCAGCCTTGCCGCGGAAGGCGAGCGCCTCGCGCTGCCCGACGGCTTCAGCGTCGATCAGGGCGCGATCTTCCCGTGCGCGGACGCCACCGAGCGCGTGCAGGCCGAGCCGGGCCGCCTGATCGCGGCGGTGTGCATGGCCGCCGCGCACGGGCTACACGTCGGCCGCGAAACCGCCGATCTGCTCACCGCGGGCGCGCCCGCGCTGCGCGGGCTGCCGCCGGCGCGGCGCGGTGAGCTGCTGCTCGAGCTCGTGCTCTGCCCGGTACCCGATGCCGCCGTCGATCTGGCGCAGCGCGCCGGGTTGCTTGGGCAGATCCTGCCCGATATCGATCGCCTGCGCGCCATGCCGAAGGGGCAGGGGCGCTACAAGGACGTCTACGTGCACACGCTGCGCGTGCTGGCGGCCACGCCGGCCGACCCGATCACGCGCGTCGCCGCGCTGCTGCACGACATCGCCAAGCCGGACACGCTCGTCTCCGAGGGCGGCCTGGTGCACTTCCCCAACCATGACCTGCTGGGCGCCGATCGGTCCGAGCGGCGGTTGCACGGGCTCGGCTTCGACGCAGCGTTCAGCGCCGCCGTGGCCACGCTCGTGCGCCTGCACCTGCGCACCAACAGCTACGAGCCGAACTGGACCGACAGCGCCGTGCGCCGCCTGCACCTCGACGCGGGCGAGCACTGGCAGCGGCTGCTCGACCTCTCGGACGCCGACGTGACCAGCGCCCGGCCGGAAGTCGTCGCGCGGGCGCGCCGCCGCGTGCAGGCGCTGGCCGAGCACGCCCGGTTGCTGGATCAGCCGGTCGAGGTCTCGCCGCTGGACGGCACGGTGCTGATGCAGCGCTTCGGCCGCGGGCCGGGCCGCTGGATCGGCGAGGTCAAGCGCGAGCTGATCGCCCGCGTGCGCGAGGGCACGCTCGATCCCGCGGATCACAAGGCGGCCTGGCGCATCGCCGCGGAGGTCGTGGACGCGCTGCCGGCCGGGGAATGA
- a CDS encoding peptidoglycan DD-metalloendopeptidase family protein, with the protein MRFRRTLLALAALGLAGLGTRAAHGAAAIHLPYPAGAAVSILQGYNGGTHQGVERYSLDLTRDDGKTSGSPALAPAAGTVVWAYPPGSNNGCIGIQIDDGGGLHEMLCHIILNHSYGNGEHVSGGQALGTVGAPGTVGNNGTAHIHLQLYRIVDGDRAPVPFALPDGLPLEGVSLPAGNATYNQWACNGSGPGCHVVSQNGPSAAPATTPARSGTTLTSAATTSTGGATIGSPRQNGPLGVGAAVVVSGTGDCLRVHSSPTTSANTVYCLPDGSQSVITDGPQTAEGYTWWKLGDLGWSVADYLQAINGGSSIASPPAAASSPAAAASPTPAPSPSPAAPPAASPTPAPSPAATPAAAPPAPPPASAGAAATPQPELPNGVAYAVGDTVMTAGADDCLNVHDAPSLNGTIVDCVPDGTTGTVMDGPVQADGYTWYRLDNRGWVVSTYLQRP; encoded by the coding sequence TTGCGGTTTCGCAGAACGCTGCTGGCACTGGCGGCGCTGGGACTGGCGGGGCTTGGCACCCGGGCGGCGCACGGTGCGGCAGCGATCCACCTGCCCTACCCCGCCGGCGCAGCGGTTTCGATCCTGCAAGGGTACAACGGCGGCACACACCAGGGCGTCGAACGCTACTCCCTCGACCTCACCCGCGACGACGGCAAGACCTCCGGCTCTCCGGCATTGGCGCCGGCCGCCGGCACCGTCGTTTGGGCCTATCCGCCCGGCAGCAACAACGGCTGCATCGGCATCCAGATCGACGACGGCGGCGGCCTGCACGAGATGCTCTGCCACATCATCCTCAATCACAGCTACGGCAACGGCGAGCATGTCTCCGGCGGCCAGGCGCTGGGCACGGTCGGCGCGCCGGGCACGGTCGGCAACAACGGCACCGCGCACATTCATTTGCAGCTCTACCGCATCGTGGACGGCGACCGTGCGCCCGTGCCCTTCGCCCTGCCGGACGGGCTGCCGCTGGAGGGCGTGAGCCTGCCCGCGGGCAACGCGACCTACAACCAGTGGGCCTGCAACGGCTCCGGCCCCGGCTGCCACGTCGTCTCGCAGAACGGTCCCAGCGCTGCGCCTGCTACCACGCCCGCCCGCAGCGGCACGACGCTCACCTCCGCCGCGACCACCAGCACCGGCGGGGCCACGATCGGCTCGCCGCGGCAGAACGGTCCGCTCGGTGTGGGCGCGGCCGTCGTCGTCAGCGGCACGGGCGACTGCCTGCGCGTGCACAGCAGCCCGACCACGAGCGCGAATACGGTCTACTGCCTGCCCGACGGCTCGCAGTCGGTGATCACCGACGGCCCGCAAACGGCCGAAGGCTACACCTGGTGGAAGCTGGGCGACCTCGGCTGGAGCGTGGCCGATTACCTGCAGGCGATCAACGGCGGCAGCTCGATCGCCTCGCCGCCGGCCGCGGCCAGCAGCCCGGCCGCGGCCGCTTCGCCCACCCCGGCGCCGTCGCCCTCGCCGGCAGCCCCACCGGCTGCATCGCCAACACCGGCGCCCTCACCGGCGGCGACGCCGGCCGCCGCGCCGCCCGCGCCACCGCCGGCCAGTGCGGGTGCGGCCGCCACGCCGCAGCCCGAGCTGCCGAACGGCGTCGCCTACGCCGTGGGCGATACGGTCATGACGGCAGGCGCCGACGACTGCCTCAACGTGCACGACGCGCCGTCGCTCAACGGCACGATCGTCGACTGCGTGCCGGACGGCACCACGGGCACGGTCATGGACGGCCCCGTGCAGGCCGATGGCTACACCTGGTACCGGCTGGACAACCGCGGCTGGGTGGTGAGCACCTATCTGCAGCGGCCGTAG
- a CDS encoding metalloregulator ArsR/SmtB family transcription factor, whose protein sequence is MNAFVVLAEPARRRLLDALLQGERPVNELAEQLGISQPAASKHLRVLKDAGMVSARVDAQHRRYRLEPAALAEIDTWLAPYRRLWTGRLAALESYLDRPDRPDRPDWKEADERRHD, encoded by the coding sequence GTGAACGCCTTTGTCGTCCTCGCGGAGCCCGCGCGCCGGCGCCTCCTCGACGCCTTGCTTCAAGGCGAGCGGCCGGTGAATGAGCTGGCTGAGCAGCTCGGGATCAGTCAGCCGGCGGCCTCCAAGCATCTGCGCGTCCTCAAGGATGCGGGGATGGTGAGCGCCCGCGTCGATGCGCAGCACCGGCGCTACCGCTTGGAGCCCGCGGCCCTCGCCGAGATCGATACCTGGCTCGCGCCGTACCGGCGCCTGTGGACAGGGCGGCTGGCTGCGCTGGAGAGCTACCTGGACAGGCCGGACCGGCCGGACCGGCCGGATTGGAAGGAAGCCGATGAGCGACGGCACGATTGA
- a CDS encoding pyridoxamine 5'-phosphate oxidase family protein → MPRLSTSELNAFLAEPGHLVRIGSIDADGMPRVAPAWFLHRDGAILFTPRAASVFLHNLRRDPRVALSIDEEALPYRKLSVQGVCRILHETGDDDAWRDTYRAIALRYVPATGAEAYIQNTIDQPRALLAVPLAESRVTTWRMPVGAEARTGIWARRYYVPGSKYGREAAAAAERAAQS, encoded by the coding sequence ATGCCACGCCTGAGCACGTCCGAACTGAACGCCTTTCTCGCCGAGCCGGGGCACCTCGTACGCATCGGCTCCATCGATGCCGACGGCATGCCGCGCGTGGCGCCGGCCTGGTTCCTGCACCGCGACGGCGCGATCCTGTTCACGCCGCGCGCCGCGTCCGTCTTCCTGCACAACCTGCGCCGCGATCCGCGCGTCGCCCTCTCGATCGACGAGGAGGCGCTGCCCTACCGCAAGCTCAGCGTGCAGGGCGTCTGCCGCATCCTGCACGAGACCGGCGACGACGACGCCTGGCGCGACACCTACCGCGCGATCGCGCTGCGCTACGTGCCGGCCACGGGCGCGGAAGCCTACATCCAGAACACGATCGACCAGCCGCGGGCGCTGCTTGCCGTGCCGCTCGCCGAGAGCCGCGTCACCACCTGGCGCATGCCCGTGGGCGCTGAGGCGCGCACCGGCATCTGGGCGCGGCGCTACTACGTCCCCGGCAGCAAGTACGGCCGCGAGGCCGCCGCGGCAGCCGAGCGCGCGGCTCAGTCCTGA